The genomic window CGTGGATCGGCGAATTGTCCATGCTGGATTCGTTGCGGGCGCCGAAGGAGGTGCCCTTGTACAGCCCCTCGCCGACATCCGAGGTGCCGTAGGAGACGAGGCCCCGGCCGCGCGGGTCGCGTTCCCGCCACCACCAGGCGTGGTTGCGCGCCAGGGTGCCATAGGCCAGCTCCAGCATCGGGCGGGAGCGGGAGCGGAGCCAGATCAGCCACAGCAGGAACGACCCGATCGGCAGCTGGGTGCGGTCGACCCAGGCGTCGTTGGCGGTCAGCAGGCAGGCGAGGTTGCCCTCCGGCGTGGCGCTGGCCAGCGACGCCGCCAGGTTCTCCCGCGCCATCTCCTGATCGAGATAGCCGGTCAGGAGCGCGTTGTAGAGCTGGTCGTTCAGCCAGACGCCGAAGCCGCCGAATTTCGACAGGTTCCAGTTCCGGCTGATCGAGGTGTAGGGCCGGCGGTTGACCTCGTCCCAGACGGTGTTCCAGGCCATGACGTCGCGCAGCGCGTCCAGCGCCCCGGCCTGGGCTCCGGTCTGGCCGGGCAGGGCGGGCGCCTCGCCCGGCTCGGCCGCCAGCGCCTTGGCGCGCTCGACCGCCAGGTCGGCCCGGTCGGCCACGGCGACGCCGATGCCGCCGTCGCGCATCATCTCCAGGTTGAAGCGCAGCACCAGCACCGGCGCCGCCTCGGACCGCGCACCGAGATGGAAATAGCCGTGCGTCTCGTAATCCTCGGCCACGGCCTCGACCGCGGCGTGGCCGGTCACCTGCACCGGCGGCTCGGCGCTGGCCAGGGCGACGAAGCGGTGCCCGACCTTGACCACGGCGGCCCCCGCAGGGTCCCAGCGCACGGTCTGGCCGTCCTCGGCCGACAGGCAGAGGTTGAACCAGAATCGCAGACCCCATTCGCCGGTCTTCTGCGTCTGCCAGGTGCCGGACAGCTCGAACGGCCCACGCTTCGCCCAGCGCCAGGCCAGGCCGGTGCCGGCATGGTCCAGGTCCAGCTCCACCAGGCTGCCGTCGAGGGCGTGGCGGCCGTAGCGGACCGACCTGGCCGGGAACAGCGTCGCGCTGCGGGTGCTGTCGGCATAGGCCAGCGGCGTCACCCGCACGCCCAGCGGCAGGAACACCATCTCGGCCGGGCGGCTGGACCAGGTGTTCCAGGCCCGGGCGAGGGGGATCGTGGTGTCGCGCAGCATCAGGACCTCATGTCAGGCTCCAGCCTGTCCGCCTTGTGGAACCGTCATGGCGAGCCCCGAAGGGGCGTGGCCATCCAGGCGGCACCGGCCTCTGGATGGCCACGGCGCTGCGCGCCTCGCCATGACGAAGGAATGCGAGTACCGCCGGTATCAGCTCCAAGCCCTGAGCACCGCTTCGGTCGTGACGATCTCCACCTGCTGGTCGAAGCGCGGCAGGATCAGGTCGAGCGTGGCGTGGTGGCCCGGCAGCGACGAGCTGGTCATCGCGTCGGACACGGCGACGATGCGGAAGCCGCGGTCGATGCCGTCGAGGATGGTGCCGAGGACGCAGACATCCGTCTCCACCCCCGTGACGATCAGCGTGTCGGCGCCCAGCGCGGCCAGCCGGTCGACGAATTCCGGCGCGGCGAAGGCGGAATGGGTCGGCTTGTCGATGACGCTGCCGGCCGGTGCCAGCGCCGCCAGCTCCGCCACCAGGTCCAGCATGCCGGGCG from Inquilinus sp. Marseille-Q2685 includes these protein-coding regions:
- a CDS encoding cysteine hydrolase, whose protein sequence is MLRFGPLSPNTVHIAIDLQRLFAEDTVWSTPALMGVVPNVAALAKAGRTLFPRFVTPERAEDAPGTWRRYYTHWRAVTRPNLAPGMLDLVAELAALAPAGSVIDKPTHSAFAAPEFVDRLAALGADTLIVTGVETDVCVLGTILDGIDRGFRIVAVSDAMTSSSLPGHHATLDLILPRFDQQVEIVTTEAVLRAWS
- a CDS encoding trehalase family glycosidase translates to MLRDTTIPLARAWNTWSSRPAEMVFLPLGVRVTPLAYADSTRSATLFPARSVRYGRHALDGSLVELDLDHAGTGLAWRWAKRGPFELSGTWQTQKTGEWGLRFWFNLCLSAEDGQTVRWDPAGAAVVKVGHRFVALASAEPPVQVTGHAAVEAVAEDYETHGYFHLGARSEAAPVLVLRFNLEMMRDGGIGVAVADRADLAVERAKALAAEPGEAPALPGQTGAQAGALDALRDVMAWNTVWDEVNRRPYTSISRNWNLSKFGGFGVWLNDQLYNALLTGYLDQEMARENLAASLASATPEGNLACLLTANDAWVDRTQLPIGSFLLWLIWLRSRSRPMLELAYGTLARNHAWWWRERDPRGRGLVSYGTSDVGEGLYKGTSFGARNESSMDNSPIHDEAAYDPETRTLRCEDVGLNSLLAFDAEVLSWIAAELGDDAAAASHAETAARTRAKIGAELWDDSRGIFANRLWSGQFARSLGPTSFYPLICGAASPEQAQQLLAHLEDPATFGGDFVIPGTTRDDPAAKDNSYWRGRIWPPLNWMVWHGLRRNGFEAEAAKLAEDSLRLFRRAWDERRLCPENFNAETGEPMDQPDTEGFYSWGALMPALGVARVIDVNPWGGWELVNDGADATLGPIASPAGAVTVAVAEGVLALRRGSRTLLETNLRGRLSQLRFGEGDIAVTLPAELPAGAWLRFPSLAPDRVLDLRIGDEAAGRRAEDGVTVDLPPGAAGRTVRVVLAG